In the genome of Oceaniferula marina, one region contains:
- a CDS encoding polyprenyl synthetase family protein — MPATDLKPWLKSTQEQVDAALRSFLPRENAAPKTIHKAMRYSIFAGGKRLRPVLCLAAAEACGGDVSEALAPACAVEVMHTYSLVHDDLPCMDDDDLRRGRPTSHKVFGEGMAVLTGDALLTEAFAILARTPATKRYSVGDYVREFAETGGSRKLIGGQVLDLEGEGKQLNKAQLIRIHEAKTAALLTCSVRLGAMTANSTPRKLEALTEFGYNLGLAFQVIDDILDVTQTTEMLGKTAGKDEAVDKSTYPAILGLDKSRKEAARLTRKALKSLEVFGKKGSRLEQIARYLLEREY; from the coding sequence ATGCCTGCTACAGACCTCAAGCCATGGTTGAAATCGACTCAAGAACAAGTTGATGCTGCACTGCGCAGCTTTCTTCCTCGTGAAAATGCAGCACCTAAAACCATTCACAAAGCCATGCGCTACAGCATTTTTGCCGGAGGTAAGCGTCTTCGGCCGGTGCTCTGTCTGGCGGCTGCCGAGGCTTGCGGAGGTGATGTGAGTGAGGCACTCGCGCCAGCCTGTGCGGTGGAGGTAATGCACACCTACTCGCTGGTGCACGATGATTTGCCCTGCATGGACGACGATGACCTTCGGCGTGGTCGTCCGACCAGTCACAAGGTGTTTGGTGAGGGCATGGCGGTGCTCACCGGTGACGCCCTCTTGACTGAGGCTTTCGCTATTCTCGCACGCACCCCGGCGACCAAACGTTATTCGGTGGGTGATTACGTTCGGGAGTTTGCCGAAACCGGGGGCAGCCGGAAATTGATCGGGGGGCAGGTCCTCGATCTTGAAGGCGAGGGGAAACAATTAAACAAAGCCCAGCTGATCCGTATTCACGAGGCAAAAACCGCAGCCTTGCTAACCTGTTCGGTGCGCCTCGGAGCCATGACGGCCAATTCCACCCCTCGTAAACTCGAGGCACTGACGGAATTCGGCTACAACCTCGGACTCGCCTTTCAGGTGATCGACGACATTCTTGACGTCACCCAGACCACCGAAATGCTTGGAAAGACGGCTGGCAAGGACGAAGCGGTTGATAAATCAACCTACCCCGCGATTCTTGGTTTGGATAAATCGCGCAAGGAGGCGGCCCGTTTGACGCGCAAGGCGCTGAAATCGCTCGAAGTTTTCGGTAAAAAAGGCTCCCGACTCGAGCAAATCGCCCGCTACCTACTGGAGCGGGAGTATTGA
- a CDS encoding aspartate-semialdehyde dehydrogenase: MNTTNPKHVAVVGATGAVGQEMLDCLEARDFPISELTLLASARSAGKEISFRGKLIKVKELTHDSFEGVDIALFSAGGGLSLEFAPSAAAAGAVVIDNSSAFRMDEDVPLVVPEVNPEAVQDRPKGIIANPNCTTIITLMALYPLHKLYGLKSIIASSYQAVSGSGAQGIIELDDQIKALGAGGEVTPDMMNVYPVQIASNVIPHVDAFTENGYTKEELKMLNESRKILALPELKVTCTCVRVPVHRSHSVSVTAQFEKPVDVAEARATFADYPGINAKDNPDEQLYPVPLDTTQKDDCLIGRIRKDMVFNNALALWVVGDQVRKGAALNAVQIAELV, from the coding sequence ATGAACACGACCAATCCAAAACATGTAGCAGTTGTAGGGGCTACGGGAGCCGTAGGCCAGGAAATGCTTGATTGTTTGGAAGCCCGAGACTTCCCGATCAGTGAATTAACTCTTCTCGCCTCCGCCCGTTCGGCCGGTAAAGAAATTTCTTTCCGTGGGAAGTTAATTAAAGTTAAAGAACTCACACACGACAGCTTCGAGGGGGTCGATATTGCTCTATTTAGCGCCGGTGGCGGCCTTTCTCTTGAGTTTGCGCCCAGCGCAGCGGCCGCAGGTGCTGTTGTCATTGATAACTCATCCGCTTTCCGGATGGACGAAGATGTTCCCCTTGTGGTGCCTGAAGTCAACCCGGAGGCGGTTCAGGACCGCCCCAAAGGCATCATTGCCAACCCGAACTGCACGACCATCATCACCCTGATGGCCCTTTATCCGCTGCACAAACTGTATGGGCTCAAGAGCATCATCGCCTCAAGCTACCAGGCTGTTTCCGGCAGTGGTGCCCAGGGGATCATCGAGCTCGATGACCAAATCAAGGCCCTGGGGGCCGGTGGCGAGGTCACTCCCGACATGATGAATGTTTACCCTGTGCAGATTGCTTCCAATGTCATTCCGCATGTGGACGCCTTTACTGAGAATGGATACACCAAGGAAGAGCTGAAGATGCTCAATGAGAGCCGTAAGATTCTCGCCTTGCCTGAGCTCAAGGTCACCTGCACCTGCGTGCGTGTGCCGGTTCACCGTTCGCATTCGGTTTCTGTTACGGCTCAGTTTGAAAAGCCGGTGGATGTAGCCGAGGCTCGCGCCACGTTTGCTGACTATCCAGGTATCAACGCCAAGGATAACCCTGACGAGCAATTGTACCCGGTGCCTCTGGATACCACCCAAAAGGATGACTGCCTGATCGGCCGGATTCGCAAGGACATGGTATTCAACAATGCCCTCGCCCTCTGGGTGGTGGGTGATCAGGTCCGCAAAGGTGCCGCGCTGAACGCCGTGCAAATTGCCGAACTGGTGTAG
- a CDS encoding NADH-quinone oxidoreductase subunit A, producing the protein MLQNYLPVIMQTCVALGFCAIMLGMSVLLGQKGQKNATKDSAYECGMLPVGDGAPRMSIKFYVLAMLFVIFDIEVVFLYPWAVQFRELTAESAMAFWSICGFVGILGVAYIYALKKGALSWGD; encoded by the coding sequence ATGCTTCAGAACTACCTTCCCGTTATCATGCAGACCTGTGTTGCGCTTGGTTTTTGCGCCATCATGCTTGGCATGAGTGTCCTCCTCGGACAAAAAGGACAGAAGAACGCAACCAAAGACTCGGCCTACGAGTGTGGTATGCTTCCTGTAGGGGATGGAGCGCCGAGGATGAGTATCAAATTTTATGTATTGGCCATGCTCTTTGTCATTTTTGACATCGAGGTGGTTTTTCTTTACCCATGGGCAGTGCAATTCCGCGAGCTGACAGCTGAGAGTGCGATGGCATTCTGGAGCATCTGCGGATTTGTCGGCATTCTGGGTGTGGCTTATATTTACGCATTAAAAAAAGGAGCCTTGAGCTGGGGCGACTAA
- a CDS encoding RNA recognition motif domain-containing protein, with amino-acid sequence MNIYVGNLSWGLSQHDLQQLFAEYGPVVNANLIEDRETGRSKGFGFVEMENTEDGERAIEALNGHEVDGRALTVNVARPREERPPRRNFDRQDNRRGNDRRGNDRRNNW; translated from the coding sequence ATGAACATCTATGTAGGAAACCTGTCCTGGGGACTCTCCCAGCATGACCTCCAGCAGCTTTTTGCTGAATACGGCCCCGTGGTCAATGCCAACCTGATCGAAGACCGGGAGACCGGCCGTTCCAAGGGCTTCGGCTTTGTTGAAATGGAAAACACTGAAGACGGCGAACGCGCCATCGAGGCCCTCAATGGCCACGAAGTAGACGGTCGTGCACTGACCGTCAACGTGGCCCGTCCACGTGAAGAGCGTCCACCACGCCGTAATTTCGACCGTCAGGACAACCGCCGCGGCAATGACCGCCGTGGAAACGACCGTCGCAACAACTGGTAA
- a CDS encoding Minf_1886 family protein, whose product MQPTQFMDAVQAVITRDARYDVGAYYFLKDALDFTVKRAMDESASGEHRHVSASELIHGFRDLAVQQFGPMASTMMSEWRIKTCSDIGVMVFQLIDEGAFGKQDSDTEEDFSNIFNLIETLDAPYLPRGQKSAHAE is encoded by the coding sequence ATGCAACCCACCCAGTTCATGGATGCTGTACAGGCAGTGATCACCCGCGACGCACGTTACGATGTCGGAGCCTATTACTTTCTCAAAGACGCACTGGATTTTACGGTCAAGCGGGCGATGGACGAAAGCGCCAGCGGCGAGCACCGCCACGTTTCGGCCAGCGAACTCATTCACGGGTTTCGTGATTTGGCGGTGCAGCAATTTGGTCCGATGGCCAGCACCATGATGAGTGAGTGGAGGATCAAGACCTGCAGCGACATCGGAGTCATGGTATTTCAACTGATCGATGAAGGAGCGTTCGGCAAACAAGACTCCGACACCGAGGAGGATTTTTCCAACATTTTCAATTTGATCGAAACGCTCGACGCCCCGTATCTACCGCGTGGCCAAAAATCGGCACATGCGGAATAA
- a CDS encoding platelet-activating factor acetylhydrolase IB subunit has protein sequence MMKPLLYLSALLVSPLITPTVSAQAAPTTADKAKSGHSAIIPADRLSSVWWRKRHEQKVASAQNAECELLFIGDSITHGWEGQGKKIWAQYYAPRKAFNIGFSGDRTQHVLWRFDHGELAAFQPKVAVIMIGTNNTGHSMQKAEETAEGIKAIISKLHAHSPKTKVLLLGVFPRGAKANDPKRVLNDQINAIIKGYDNGKTVHYLDISGAFLDDDGTLPKSVMPDLLHPKAHGYQLWADAMEPKLKKLLGE, from the coding sequence ATGATGAAACCACTACTTTATCTCAGCGCCCTCCTTGTCTCTCCTCTGATCACGCCAACAGTCTCTGCCCAGGCCGCGCCAACAACCGCGGACAAAGCAAAGTCCGGGCATTCCGCCATCATTCCGGCTGACCGGCTAAGCTCCGTCTGGTGGAGAAAACGCCACGAACAAAAAGTGGCCTCCGCCCAGAATGCAGAGTGCGAACTCCTCTTCATTGGTGACTCCATCACCCATGGATGGGAAGGTCAGGGAAAAAAGATTTGGGCACAGTATTATGCCCCGCGCAAGGCCTTCAACATTGGCTTCTCCGGAGACCGGACGCAGCATGTTCTTTGGCGCTTTGATCACGGTGAATTGGCAGCCTTCCAGCCCAAAGTGGCCGTCATCATGATCGGAACCAACAACACCGGCCACTCGATGCAAAAGGCAGAAGAAACTGCCGAAGGCATCAAGGCTATCATCAGCAAACTCCACGCCCACAGCCCGAAGACCAAGGTGCTCCTGCTCGGCGTCTTTCCCCGCGGAGCCAAGGCAAACGACCCAAAACGCGTTCTCAACGACCAGATCAACGCCATTATCAAAGGCTACGACAATGGCAAAACCGTTCACTACCTCGATATCTCAGGAGCGTTTCTCGATGACGACGGCACGCTTCCAAAATCGGTCATGCCAGACCTGCTCCATCCCAAAGCCCACGGCTACCAACTCTGGGCCGATGCCATGGAGCCGAAGCTCAAAAAGCTGCTTGGCGAATAA
- a CDS encoding alpha/beta hydrolase → MPPILLAKERQVISLWPDTVPGQKESKSAPVVSKNNHGNVTRIAKVTTPTLTVFPAKPDMHNGAAVIICPGGGYNILAIDKEGYEVAEWLSQLGYTAFVLHYRVPKNQVGALQDAQRAIRTVRSSAARWQIKTDQIGILGFSAGGSLSARASTRFTEELYPTSDAIDQLSARPDFAVLIYPAYLDQGKNRTLTPELKITANTPPLFLFVAGDDPFTNSSLVMGAALTRAKIPYELHVHPKGGHGFGMRPGNLAATTWPDLCAQWLKRTIFTDKK, encoded by the coding sequence ATGCCACCCATCCTCCTAGCAAAAGAACGCCAGGTGATCTCGCTATGGCCCGACACGGTACCGGGACAAAAAGAGAGTAAATCAGCCCCGGTTGTTTCAAAAAACAACCATGGCAATGTCACCCGTATTGCCAAGGTGACCACCCCAACACTCACCGTCTTCCCTGCAAAACCAGATATGCACAATGGGGCCGCGGTGATTATTTGCCCCGGTGGTGGTTACAATATTCTAGCCATCGATAAGGAAGGATACGAAGTGGCAGAGTGGTTGAGCCAACTCGGTTACACCGCCTTTGTCCTACATTATCGGGTTCCCAAGAATCAAGTCGGCGCACTGCAGGATGCCCAACGTGCCATCCGAACCGTCAGGTCATCCGCAGCTCGGTGGCAGATCAAAACCGACCAGATCGGCATCCTCGGGTTTTCAGCCGGCGGTAGCCTGAGTGCCCGCGCCAGCACCCGTTTTACCGAAGAGCTCTATCCGACAAGCGATGCCATTGATCAACTCTCCGCCCGCCCGGATTTTGCGGTTCTCATCTACCCGGCCTATCTTGACCAAGGCAAAAACCGCACCCTCACGCCAGAGTTAAAGATCACGGCAAACACCCCTCCCTTGTTTCTTTTTGTCGCCGGAGACGACCCCTTTACCAACAGTAGCTTGGTGATGGGAGCGGCATTAACCCGGGCTAAAATCCCCTACGAGCTACATGTCCACCCCAAAGGAGGTCATGGCTTTGGTATGCGGCCAGGCAACCTCGCCGCCACCACATGGCCGGACTTATGTGCCCAATGGCTGAAGCGCACCATTTTCACAGATAAAAAATAA
- the alaS gene encoding alanine--tRNA ligase, with amino-acid sequence MTANEIRQSFFDFFKEKQHTIVPSASLMPQSPGLLFTNAGMNQFVPYFLGTDKAPYDPARAADTQKCIRAGGKHNDLEDVGYDSYHHTMFEMLGNWSFGDYFKEQAIQWSWDLVVERWGFPADRLYATVYMPSEGDPGHFDQEAYDIWAKLFEGAGLDPKRQIVNGNVKDNFWMMGETGPCGPCSELHVDLTPEGDTDGKLVNMDSDLCIEIWNLVFIQYNAEADGSFRDLPARHVDTGMGFERACSIMQGTKNFTDFSQKPTNYATDVFQPIFRKLEQLSGKTYQDIYPESVDADKSQISPEMKEAIAFRVIADHIRTLSFSLADGILLGNTGRNYVLRRILRRAVRYGRTLGFTGETTFLPELVDTLVDQMGGIFPELVERRKAVKENLQREEASFNETLDRGLAMFESEVGNYQQVVGGEFAFKLYDTFGFPIDLTQLLCAERGLKVDMSKFEELMEQQRELGRQARTQALVRAADIATDAVTEFVGFEQDEVVTKVLEVHPQDDSLLVITDKTPFYVEMGGQLGDQGEMRCNGVIWPVASVQQLGLSRAHALPLEADVAVGDEVTLSLETMRRRRIEAHHTATHLLHWALHEEVSEDAAQQGSLVTRTRLRFDFNSGALTQDQIDAIELKVNDCIEAGDPVSWIEVPHEEVKGRKDIQQFFGDKYGELVRVVQIGGEEQSLDGYSMELCGGTHVRNTKEVGFFKIRSEGAIASGIRRIEAVCGEAAYSWLRKESEKNKVEEEELRSKLGTINQQLEELDQATVRYPDFPRIMVSLLMEGTFRQKNRVLKKSVEHMQGLRDVVIEAGKKLKKAQSGAAAKMADAALADVLLSDGPIVESFAGPANLLQELMNGLKKKQFAGAAFLIVDDGEKLHLGAFCGEDAKAKGLMAGKLIQELAPLAGGKGGGRPDQARGAAPERDQLDALKSAAEDKL; translated from the coding sequence ATGACCGCTAACGAAATTCGCCAGAGCTTTTTCGATTTTTTCAAGGAAAAGCAACACACTATCGTGCCGTCGGCCTCTTTGATGCCGCAGAGCCCCGGACTGCTTTTCACCAACGCGGGAATGAATCAGTTTGTTCCCTACTTCCTGGGAACCGATAAAGCTCCGTATGACCCGGCCCGAGCCGCCGATACCCAGAAGTGTATTCGCGCCGGAGGTAAGCACAACGATCTCGAGGATGTCGGATACGACAGCTATCATCACACGATGTTTGAGATGTTGGGCAACTGGTCCTTTGGTGATTACTTTAAAGAGCAGGCTATTCAATGGTCCTGGGATCTTGTGGTAGAACGCTGGGGCTTTCCTGCGGACCGGCTTTACGCCACCGTCTACATGCCCTCTGAAGGAGACCCGGGACATTTCGATCAGGAAGCATACGATATCTGGGCGAAGTTGTTTGAGGGTGCGGGGTTGGACCCCAAGCGGCAGATCGTCAACGGCAATGTCAAAGACAACTTTTGGATGATGGGGGAAACGGGCCCCTGTGGTCCGTGTTCCGAACTTCATGTGGATCTCACCCCGGAGGGTGATACCGACGGCAAGTTGGTGAATATGGATTCGGATCTCTGCATTGAGATTTGGAACCTGGTGTTCATTCAATACAATGCCGAGGCGGATGGATCGTTCCGTGATCTTCCAGCCAGGCATGTCGATACCGGTATGGGATTCGAGCGCGCTTGCTCGATTATGCAAGGAACCAAAAATTTCACAGATTTTTCGCAAAAGCCGACGAACTACGCCACGGATGTTTTTCAGCCGATCTTCCGCAAGTTGGAGCAACTTAGCGGCAAGACATACCAGGACATCTACCCGGAGTCGGTCGATGCCGATAAATCACAAATTTCGCCTGAAATGAAGGAGGCGATTGCCTTCCGCGTGATTGCCGACCACATCCGCACCCTTTCCTTTTCGCTTGCCGATGGCATTCTGCTTGGAAATACCGGACGCAACTATGTCTTGCGGCGGATCCTTCGTCGCGCGGTGCGTTATGGGCGCACCCTCGGCTTCACTGGTGAAACGACGTTCCTCCCGGAACTGGTCGATACCCTGGTTGATCAAATGGGTGGGATCTTCCCCGAGTTGGTCGAGCGCAGGAAGGCGGTCAAAGAAAACCTTCAACGTGAAGAAGCCAGCTTTAATGAAACCCTCGACCGCGGATTGGCCATGTTTGAATCCGAAGTTGGGAACTACCAACAAGTGGTCGGCGGTGAGTTTGCCTTTAAACTTTACGATACCTTTGGATTCCCGATTGACCTCACCCAACTGCTTTGTGCCGAGCGCGGCCTGAAAGTGGATATGAGCAAGTTCGAGGAATTGATGGAACAGCAACGTGAGTTGGGTCGCCAGGCCCGCACGCAGGCACTGGTTCGCGCCGCTGATATTGCTACTGACGCCGTCACCGAATTTGTCGGGTTCGAGCAGGACGAGGTGGTCACCAAGGTCCTTGAGGTCCATCCTCAGGATGACAGCTTGCTCGTGATCACTGACAAGACTCCGTTTTATGTAGAAATGGGTGGCCAGTTAGGTGACCAGGGAGAGATGCGCTGCAATGGTGTGATCTGGCCGGTGGCCTCAGTCCAGCAGCTTGGCTTGTCACGCGCCCACGCCTTGCCTCTGGAGGCCGATGTAGCCGTCGGAGACGAGGTGACACTTAGCTTGGAAACCATGCGCCGTCGCCGGATCGAAGCCCATCACACGGCCACGCACCTTTTGCATTGGGCTCTGCACGAAGAAGTTTCGGAAGATGCCGCCCAGCAAGGGTCTTTGGTGACCCGGACACGTCTGCGATTTGACTTTAATTCCGGGGCTTTGACCCAGGATCAGATCGATGCCATTGAGCTCAAGGTGAACGACTGCATTGAAGCAGGAGATCCAGTGTCCTGGATCGAGGTGCCACACGAGGAGGTGAAAGGCAGAAAGGACATTCAGCAGTTTTTCGGAGACAAGTATGGTGAGCTGGTCCGTGTCGTTCAGATCGGGGGGGAAGAGCAATCGCTGGATGGCTACTCGATGGAACTTTGCGGTGGAACCCACGTTCGCAACACCAAGGAGGTTGGTTTTTTCAAAATCAGATCGGAAGGGGCGATTGCCTCGGGCATCCGCCGGATCGAAGCTGTGTGCGGCGAGGCTGCCTACAGCTGGCTGCGTAAAGAATCGGAGAAAAACAAGGTCGAGGAAGAGGAATTGAGGTCCAAACTCGGCACGATCAACCAGCAGCTTGAAGAGCTTGATCAAGCTACGGTAAGATATCCGGATTTCCCGAGGATCATGGTAAGCTTGTTGATGGAAGGGACATTCCGGCAAAAGAACCGGGTGCTCAAGAAATCTGTCGAGCACATGCAGGGGTTGCGCGATGTGGTGATCGAAGCTGGTAAAAAGCTGAAAAAGGCCCAGTCAGGAGCTGCTGCCAAGATGGCTGATGCCGCACTTGCCGATGTGTTACTTTCTGATGGGCCGATTGTGGAATCGTTTGCAGGTCCTGCAAATTTGCTGCAAGAGCTGATGAATGGCTTAAAGAAAAAGCAGTTCGCTGGCGCTGCCTTCCTGATCGTGGACGACGGAGAAAAGCTTCACCTCGGAGCCTTCTGCGGTGAGGATGCCAAAGCCAAGGGCTTGATGGCCGGTAAGCTGATCCAGGAACTCGCACCGCTCGCAGGAGGCAAGGGCGGGGGACGTCCTGACCAGGCTCGTGGTGCCGCACCAGAGCGCGATCAGCTGGATGCTTTGAAGTCCGCAGCTGAAGATAAACTATAA
- a CDS encoding phosphodiester glycosidase family protein translates to MKTYHLLTFITLLTSSCLMGGDIHYTDQAPTPERSRQHPLICWTETRETPLKIHYLQIDLQSKNYQLAVITSRDIDGDGPAEGSLEKPEILLRRHNALIAVNANAFQNPSEAKDHHWFENKAVDICGSVVSDSTTVSPPETSRATFWIDQKGLPHIGTAESASHQVLAVAGWNHRNPKTQGQLLRDGEIVIQDGGSRHPRTAIGFDSSKRWLTLAVVDGRRKNASIGVTLYELAQIMQQRGCSHALNFDGGGSSIMIANEGPTTNIINRPSGSKSRPVPVMIGVKKAIPSETTALENGLLGWWPLHETSGTIAHDLGSNKQHGQLTRELAFKPSKNTSHPSLTFDGVGDGISLPKISVQNQLTVSAWAQISGALDSGHVVSQHPAWFLSGHRGKEMRFAVDTGKKTVSVPFAKPDTLSSGWHHYVGVYNGHSVSTYLDGILVNQDTLQGNLRQEGEMRIGRYWADNSPQRYFWKGGIRDVRIYNRALSNHEIATLFKQGEAKTPSKTSPEK, encoded by the coding sequence ATGAAAACATACCATCTTCTCACGTTCATTACCCTTTTAACATCCTCCTGCCTGATGGGCGGTGACATCCACTATACAGATCAAGCCCCAACGCCAGAACGAAGCCGGCAACACCCATTGATCTGCTGGACAGAAACCCGGGAAACCCCACTCAAAATCCATTACTTACAAATCGATTTACAGTCGAAAAATTATCAATTGGCCGTCATAACCAGCCGGGATATCGATGGTGATGGTCCTGCAGAAGGTTCATTGGAAAAACCGGAAATCTTACTGCGTCGACACAATGCCCTCATCGCAGTCAATGCCAATGCATTTCAAAACCCGTCCGAAGCCAAAGACCACCATTGGTTCGAGAATAAGGCCGTCGATATCTGCGGCTCCGTCGTTTCGGATTCCACCACTGTCAGCCCGCCGGAAACAAGTCGAGCCACATTTTGGATCGACCAAAAAGGATTACCGCACATAGGAACCGCCGAATCTGCCAGCCATCAGGTTCTGGCAGTAGCGGGATGGAACCACCGCAATCCAAAAACCCAAGGTCAATTGCTCAGGGACGGAGAAATCGTCATTCAAGATGGAGGCAGCCGTCACCCTAGAACAGCCATTGGATTCGATTCCAGTAAACGCTGGCTGACGCTGGCTGTGGTCGATGGCAGAAGAAAAAATGCCAGCATCGGCGTGACGCTCTATGAACTTGCCCAAATCATGCAACAACGAGGCTGTAGTCACGCTCTCAATTTTGACGGAGGTGGCAGCAGTATCATGATTGCCAACGAAGGTCCGACCACCAACATCATCAATCGTCCCTCAGGATCAAAGAGCCGTCCAGTGCCCGTCATGATCGGCGTAAAAAAAGCAATACCATCAGAAACAACAGCCTTGGAAAACGGTCTTTTAGGTTGGTGGCCACTCCACGAAACCTCCGGCACCATTGCTCACGACCTCGGCAGCAACAAGCAGCATGGTCAGCTCACCCGCGAACTTGCTTTTAAACCAAGTAAAAACACCTCCCACCCGTCACTGACATTCGATGGCGTCGGCGATGGCATTTCGCTGCCCAAAATCAGCGTGCAAAACCAATTAACCGTATCCGCCTGGGCGCAAATTTCCGGAGCCCTCGACTCCGGTCATGTGGTCAGCCAACACCCGGCATGGTTTCTCTCAGGTCACCGAGGCAAAGAAATGCGCTTTGCCGTCGACACCGGCAAAAAAACGGTCTCTGTGCCATTTGCCAAACCCGACACCTTAAGCTCAGGATGGCATCATTATGTAGGAGTTTACAACGGACATTCCGTATCGACCTATCTGGATGGCATATTGGTCAACCAAGACACACTTCAAGGAAACCTCCGACAAGAAGGAGAAATGCGCATCGGCCGCTACTGGGCAGACAACTCTCCACAGCGCTATTTCTGGAAAGGGGGCATTCGCGATGTCCGCATTTACAATCGGGCTCTTTCTAACCATGAGATCGCTACATTGTTCAAACAAGGTGAAGCCAAAACGCCAAGCAAAACATCACCTGAAAAATAA
- a CDS encoding PEP-CTERM sorting domain-containing protein, with product MKKAYINTLLLLAFAGTSHAALVTGLDGIADSSTMVSVANWTAESGSIRSYTNVGGSTGMIHTNNSGAVFTAQYESIDLLLANTEYTMETRVGHWSSTDGSGATFTIDIGYVDGGTWTSLGQKSLQAPGTGEISPTANGVTDTLTFTTGDTVTGNVAVRVARTNTEGRWAGFDYVTLDAAAVPEPSSATLLGLGGLALILRRRK from the coding sequence ATGAAAAAAGCATATATCAACACTCTCTTGCTTCTTGCTTTTGCCGGCACTTCGCACGCCGCTTTGGTTACGGGATTAGATGGAATAGCAGATAGCAGCACCATGGTCTCCGTAGCCAACTGGACTGCCGAATCAGGCAGCATTCGTAGCTACACGAATGTAGGCGGGTCAACAGGCATGATTCATACCAATAACTCCGGTGCTGTTTTCACAGCACAATACGAATCCATTGACCTTTTGCTAGCCAACACAGAATACACCATGGAAACACGTGTCGGGCACTGGTCTAGCACCGATGGTTCCGGTGCCACCTTCACAATCGACATCGGTTATGTTGACGGCGGAACTTGGACAAGCCTCGGTCAAAAAAGCCTCCAAGCTCCAGGGACGGGGGAAATCTCCCCAACAGCCAACGGCGTAACCGACACCCTGACCTTCACCACGGGTGACACTGTTACTGGCAATGTTGCGGTCCGTGTGGCACGCACAAACACCGAAGGAAGATGGGCAGGCTTTGACTACGTCACTCTTGATGCGGCCGCCGTTCCAGAACCATCCTCAGCAACTCTTCTCGGTCTTGGTGGACTGGCACTCATCCTGCGCCGCAGGAAGTAG
- a CDS encoding PEP-CTERM sorting domain-containing protein (PEP-CTERM proteins occur, often in large numbers, in the proteomes of bacteria that also encode an exosortase, a predicted intramembrane cysteine proteinase. The presence of a PEP-CTERM domain at a protein's C-terminus predicts cleavage within the sorting domain, followed by covalent anchoring to some some component of the (usually Gram-negative) cell surface. Many PEP-CTERM proteins exhibit an unusual sequence composition that includes large numbers of potential glycosylation sites. Expression of one such protein has been shown restore the ability of a bacterium to form floc, a type of biofilm.) — MRLKTIIAATAVSLGTSIASQAAVTLTNGDFETGGNWNSDHSTIATGWTDALSGSGTQGNYGESITGYGTGRVAAMKGVSNAYHQQILGGVDAGTNGSYVINYDGGIRYHSSYSSAARTVTLRVALWDATTNTELAFVDVGTAYSNAETTLHAREHTLTYDPTGLDGNDLALRFSNATATGVNINTVLVDNITITAVPEPSSAALLGLGGLTLILRRRK; from the coding sequence ATGCGATTAAAAACGATCATAGCAGCAACCGCAGTCTCTCTCGGAACCTCTATAGCTAGCCAAGCCGCGGTTACCCTTACCAATGGTGACTTTGAAACAGGAGGCAATTGGAATTCCGACCATAGTACCATCGCTACAGGCTGGACCGACGCCCTTTCAGGATCAGGCACTCAGGGTAACTACGGAGAATCGATCACAGGGTATGGAACTGGCCGCGTAGCTGCAATGAAAGGGGTCAGCAACGCCTACCACCAACAAATTCTTGGCGGAGTTGATGCTGGGACAAACGGTTCATATGTCATCAACTACGATGGAGGAATACGGTACCACAGTTCTTACAGTTCGGCAGCACGCACCGTCACCCTGCGCGTTGCGCTTTGGGATGCAACAACCAACACGGAACTCGCCTTTGTCGATGTTGGCACAGCATATTCCAACGCAGAGACAACTTTGCATGCACGTGAGCACACTCTGACCTACGACCCTACCGGTCTCGACGGTAACGACTTAGCTTTACGATTCTCCAACGCCACAGCCACAGGAGTCAATATTAACACAGTGCTAGTAGACAACATCACCATCACCGCCGTTCCAGAACCATCCTCAGCAGCCCTTCTCGGTCTTGGTGGACTTACACTCATCCTGCGCCGCAGGAAGTAA